Proteins encoded within one genomic window of Candidatus Glassbacteria bacterium:
- the queC gene encoding 7-cyano-7-deazaguanine synthase QueC, whose protein sequence is MTKQRSKAVVCLSGGMDSCVCAALASRDSDSVYFLHGDYGQRTEEIERECFHKLASHFGADGKLVCDMSHLAEIGGSSLTDSAIEVSDADPESREIPTSYVPFRNAHFLSVAVSWAEVLGAEAIYIGAVEQDSSGYPDCRRVYYDAFERVAELGTRPDTCIKIVTPLIELKKSEIVRLGADLGAPFQLTWSCYRSSGLACGTCDSCALRLRAFREAGIEDPLPYAG, encoded by the coding sequence ATGACGAAGCAGCGCTCGAAAGCGGTAGTCTGCCTCAGCGGCGGGATGGACAGTTGCGTCTGCGCGGCGCTGGCCTCCCGTGACTCTGACAGCGTTTATTTCCTTCACGGCGACTACGGCCAGCGTACCGAGGAAATCGAGCGGGAGTGCTTCCACAAGCTGGCAAGCCATTTCGGCGCGGACGGCAAGTTGGTCTGCGATATGAGCCACCTGGCCGAAATCGGCGGATCCAGCCTGACCGACAGCGCGATCGAGGTGTCCGACGCCGATCCGGAGAGCCGGGAAATTCCCACCAGCTACGTCCCGTTCCGCAACGCCCATTTCCTGTCGGTGGCCGTAAGCTGGGCCGAGGTGCTCGGCGCGGAAGCGATTTATATCGGTGCGGTGGAGCAGGACAGCTCGGGTTATCCCGATTGCCGGCGGGTGTACTACGACGCGTTCGAGCGGGTGGCGGAACTGGGCACCAGGCCGGATACCTGCATCAAGATTGTCACCCCGCTGATCGAGCTGAAAAAAAGCGAGATCGTCCGGCTGGGGGCCGACCTCGGCGCTCCGTTCCAGCTCACCTGGTCGTGCTACCGTTCGAGCGGACTCGCCTGCGGCACCTGCGACAGCTGCGCCCTGCGTCTGCGTGCTTTCCGCGAAGCCGGTATCGAGGACCCGCTACCCTATGCCGGGTGA
- a CDS encoding UDP-N-acetylglucosamine diphosphorylase, producing MFTPQDFFDMQHCPFPEFYDGIDNVWEGIGKIGEFIKSKVQPGVHPSAKISPHAFIGDNVQIGENTVVMHGAVILGPAIIGANCEIRTGAFLRPDVVAGDGSVLGNSCEFKNCFIHNAGEVPHFSYVGDSLLGYKAHLGAGVKISNVKLTWETVKVKGDDGLIDTGLIKFGAILGDNIDIGCNSVLNPGSIIGRKSIVYPGSSWRGVLPANRIAKLRDTFEVVERREK from the coding sequence ATGTTCACTCCGCAAGATTTTTTTGACATGCAGCACTGCCCGTTCCCCGAGTTTTACGATGGAATCGACAACGTCTGGGAGGGAATCGGCAAGATCGGCGAGTTTATCAAGAGCAAGGTTCAGCCCGGAGTGCACCCCAGCGCCAAAATCAGCCCGCACGCCTTTATCGGCGACAACGTGCAGATCGGTGAAAATACGGTGGTGATGCACGGCGCGGTGATCCTCGGTCCGGCGATTATCGGCGCCAACTGCGAAATCCGCACCGGCGCGTTCCTTCGCCCCGACGTGGTTGCGGGCGACGGTTCGGTACTGGGCAACAGTTGCGAGTTCAAAAACTGTTTCATCCACAACGCCGGCGAGGTGCCTCATTTCTCCTATGTCGGCGACAGCCTGCTGGGCTACAAGGCCCACCTGGGCGCGGGCGTTAAAATCAGCAACGTCAAGCTGACCTGGGAAACTGTCAAGGTCAAAGGCGATGATGGGCTTATCGACACCGGCCTGATCAAGTTCGGCGCGATCCTGGGCGACAACATCGATATCGGCTGCAACAGCGTGCTCAACCCGGGCAGCATTATCGGCAGGAAGTCGATTGTCTACCCCGGCTCCTCGTGGCGGGGCGTACTGCCAGCCAACAGGATCGCCAAGCTGCGCGACACTTTCGAGGTAGTCGAGCGCAGGGAGAAATAA
- the pta gene encoding phosphate acetyltransferase, whose translation MSDIISKFKDAARKAGNTVVLPESTEERTLRATEIITGEGIAKVILLGDQSEIRQAAQGAGADIGGAEIIPLEGTGQAAELAARLYELRRHKGMTTEQAVETLKTPMYYAAMLVKEGLAHGYLAGAENTTGNTLKPALQIIKTRQGIGVVSSYFLMVLPAKQWGEDGVLVFADCALVPEPDENQLAEIAITTADSFKTMMRAEPRVAMLSFSTKGSASHSSVNKVAAATRIVQEKRADIMIDGELQADAALIESVGAKKSPGSPVAGRANVLIFPDLDSGNIGYKLVQRLAGAEAIGPVIQGIARPVNDLSRGCSVADIVSVAAITAIS comes from the coding sequence TTGAGCGATATTATCAGTAAGTTCAAGGACGCCGCCCGCAAGGCGGGCAACACGGTCGTATTGCCCGAATCCACCGAGGAGCGCACCCTGCGGGCCACGGAGATAATCACCGGCGAGGGGATCGCCAAAGTAATCCTGCTCGGCGACCAGAGCGAGATCAGACAGGCGGCTCAGGGTGCCGGTGCCGATATCGGCGGGGCGGAGATTATCCCGCTCGAGGGCACCGGACAGGCGGCCGAACTGGCGGCCAGGCTGTACGAACTGCGCAGGCACAAGGGTATGACCACCGAACAGGCGGTCGAAACACTGAAAACTCCGATGTACTACGCGGCGATGCTGGTCAAGGAAGGCCTGGCCCACGGCTACCTGGCCGGCGCGGAAAATACGACCGGCAACACGCTCAAGCCCGCGCTGCAGATTATCAAGACGCGCCAGGGGATCGGGGTGGTCAGCAGCTATTTCCTGATGGTTCTGCCCGCTAAGCAATGGGGCGAGGACGGTGTGCTGGTGTTCGCCGACTGCGCGCTGGTGCCGGAACCCGATGAGAACCAGCTGGCCGAGATCGCGATCACCACCGCCGACAGTTTCAAGACCATGATGCGCGCCGAGCCGCGGGTGGCGATGCTCAGTTTCTCGACCAAGGGCAGCGCCAGTCACTCGAGCGTGAACAAAGTGGCCGCCGCCACCAGGATCGTACAGGAGAAACGCGCCGATATCATGATCGACGGCGAGTTGCAGGCCGATGCGGCCCTGATCGAAAGCGTGGGGGCCAAAAAATCTCCCGGCTCGCCGGTGGCGGGCCGGGCCAACGTACTGATATTCCCCGACCTCGACAGCGGTAATATAGGCTACAAGCTGGTCCAGCGCCTGGCCGGCGCCGAGGCGATCGGCCCGGTGATCCAGGGAATCGCCAGACCGGTCAATGACCTCAGCCGCGGCTGCTCGGTAGCTGATATCGTCAGCGTGGCCGCGATCACGGCGATAAGTTAG
- a CDS encoding class I SAM-dependent methyltransferase, whose amino-acid sequence MSVEVTANENWARGLAASWLPGEKFRWELYSECLAGALAPSLPWLDLGCGPSDFIAEHGNRASPAVGVDLQRHRPPPGLFVTARLEELPFPAGFAGTLSLRFVLEHIERPGRLWDECRRLLAPGGRIVIITTNRRSPFVALARLLPGRLRERIISRVFDVGREEIFPACHRWNTPGCLAAPPAGFELERIEFVEALDWTRRTLFLGQLLLAKITRPRSLRKFRSNVLAVYRRAED is encoded by the coding sequence ATGAGTGTCGAGGTAACGGCCAACGAAAACTGGGCGCGCGGCCTGGCCGCCAGCTGGCTGCCCGGCGAGAAATTCCGCTGGGAACTCTACAGCGAGTGTCTGGCCGGAGCACTCGCTCCCTCTCTCCCCTGGCTGGACCTCGGCTGCGGCCCGAGTGATTTTATCGCCGAACACGGAAACAGGGCGTCTCCGGCTGTGGGCGTGGATCTCCAGCGCCACCGTCCTCCGCCAGGTCTGTTTGTGACCGCCAGGCTGGAGGAACTCCCGTTTCCCGCTGGCTTTGCCGGGACACTGAGCCTGCGGTTCGTCCTGGAGCATATCGAACGTCCCGGGCGGCTGTGGGATGAGTGCCGCCGGCTGCTGGCTCCCGGAGGCAGGATCGTGATTATCACCACCAACCGTCGCAGCCCGTTCGTGGCCCTGGCGCGACTGCTGCCCGGCAGGCTCAGGGAGCGGATAATCTCGCGCGTGTTCGATGTGGGGCGGGAAGAAATTTTCCCCGCCTGTCACCGCTGGAACACGCCGGGCTGCCTGGCTGCTCCGCCCGCGGGGTTCGAACTGGAGCGGATCGAGTTCGTGGAGGCGCTGGACTGGACGCGCAGGACCCTGTTTCTCGGCCAACTGCTGCTGGCGAAAATCACCCGCCCGCGCAGCCTGCGGAAATTTCGCAGCAACGTGCTGGCGGTCTACCGCCGGGCGGAGGATTAG
- a CDS encoding PLP-dependent aminotransferase family protein — protein MDYTELFSQGGSRLTSSKIRELMKLAADPEIISMAGGMPDARHFPFREIREIEDGWTDSQRAAAYQYGPTSGYPPLVEQIAAYEANGGIDMSDQRVLPTSGAQQAIQLLTRIFCDPGDTILVEIPTFIGAVAVFIGYGADPAGVRMDDRGIIPEVLEERIGQFIAAGRRPKFLYTNPTFQNPGGVTLPQSRRDSVYEICARHGVPIVEDDPYHDLYFEGGHGDYRSIKARDSESRVVRVGTSSKILSPGIRLGWMVGAPEVVSRCETAKQGEDACSSSYSQVLAASYFAGGYVGPYTEKMRKIYGAKCSLMLECLEREMPDGVSWTRPAGGFFTWVTLPEGSDSEKLFLAAIAKKVAFVTGAPFHVDGLGGNKLRLAFSNSSHEQIEEGIRRLGEAVREVV, from the coding sequence ATGGACTATACCGAACTGTTCAGCCAGGGCGGAAGCCGCCTGACCAGCAGCAAAATCCGCGAACTGATGAAACTGGCCGCCGACCCGGAGATAATCTCGATGGCCGGCGGGATGCCCGACGCCCGGCATTTCCCTTTTCGTGAAATCCGCGAGATCGAGGACGGCTGGACTGACTCCCAGCGGGCCGCCGCCTACCAGTACGGACCCACCAGCGGGTATCCGCCGCTGGTGGAGCAGATCGCAGCCTACGAGGCAAACGGCGGGATTGACATGAGCGATCAGCGGGTGCTGCCCACCTCCGGCGCACAGCAGGCGATCCAACTACTGACCCGGATTTTCTGCGATCCCGGCGACACGATCCTGGTCGAAATCCCGACGTTTATCGGGGCGGTGGCTGTCTTCATCGGCTACGGGGCCGACCCGGCCGGGGTACGGATGGACGATCGGGGCATAATTCCCGAGGTTCTCGAGGAGCGGATCGGACAGTTTATCGCGGCCGGGCGCAGACCCAAGTTCCTCTACACCAACCCCACGTTCCAGAATCCCGGCGGTGTAACCCTGCCCCAGTCGCGCCGCGACAGCGTATACGAGATCTGCGCCCGCCACGGCGTCCCGATCGTGGAGGACGACCCCTACCATGACCTGTATTTCGAGGGCGGCCACGGTGACTACCGCAGTATCAAGGCCCGCGACTCCGAAAGCCGGGTGGTGCGGGTCGGCACCTCCAGCAAGATCCTCTCGCCGGGCATCAGGCTCGGCTGGATGGTGGGGGCGCCCGAGGTCGTGAGCCGCTGCGAAACCGCCAAGCAGGGCGAGGACGCCTGCAGCAGCAGTTACAGCCAGGTGCTGGCCGCCAGCTACTTTGCCGGGGGATACGTGGGGCCTTATACCGAAAAAATGCGGAAGATCTACGGGGCAAAATGCAGTCTGATGCTGGAATGCCTGGAGCGCGAGATGCCGGACGGCGTAAGCTGGACCAGGCCCGCCGGCGGCTTTTTCACCTGGGTCACGCTTCCTGAAGGCTCCGACAGCGAGAAGCTGTTCCTGGCCGCTATCGCGAAAAAAGTGGCGTTTGTCACCGGAGCGCCGTTCCACGTGGACGGCCTGGGCGGCAATAAACTCAGGCTGGCGTTCAGCAACAGCAGCCACGAGCAGATTGAAGAAGGTATCAGGCGGCTGGGGGAGGCGGTTCGGGAGGTAGTTTAA
- a CDS encoding glycosyltransferase family 4 protein translates to MRLLVLASADVIHTRRWCGWFAANGHEVLLATLEPSSDPPEYERTLSSIPAPGFLRYPLAVKSLNDLLRSFGPELVNAHYLPGYGVLGAISRRARPLVLTAWGSDLLLNPRRSPLHLSRARFVLRRCSLITADSPVLSSVLQELGVAPGKIIEEPMGIDPEVFNQAGRGQRMSDQPVRIVSTRRHEPLYDLGTLLEALRLLRNDGQEFSAAFAGSGSLTGHLRAGCRRNGLEQWIEFPGELDSVALAELLRWSEIYLSTSHSDSTSVSLLEAMACGAFPVVTDIPGNRVWIEHGVNGMLFPPGDSRALADCIGRSAENTQLRAESADRNWQKIRQRAVWDNNMRRVEEAFQGLI, encoded by the coding sequence ATGAGACTGCTGGTGCTGGCCAGCGCCGATGTGATCCACACCCGCCGCTGGTGCGGCTGGTTCGCCGCTAACGGCCACGAGGTCCTGCTGGCCACCCTGGAACCTTCCAGCGATCCGCCGGAATACGAACGGACTCTGTCCAGTATCCCGGCCCCCGGTTTCCTGCGCTATCCCCTGGCTGTGAAATCGCTGAACGATCTGCTCCGCTCGTTCGGCCCCGAGCTGGTCAACGCCCATTACCTGCCGGGCTACGGCGTCCTGGGGGCCATCTCCCGCCGGGCCCGTCCACTGGTCCTGACCGCCTGGGGCTCGGACCTCCTGCTCAACCCCCGGCGCAGCCCGCTGCACCTGTCAAGGGCGCGTTTTGTCCTTCGGCGCTGCTCGCTGATCACGGCCGACTCGCCGGTGCTGAGCTCGGTTTTGCAGGAGCTTGGAGTGGCGCCGGGCAAGATAATCGAGGAACCGATGGGGATCGACCCGGAGGTGTTCAACCAGGCGGGGCGCGGACAGAGAATGTCCGATCAGCCAGTGAGGATTGTCTCCACCCGCCGTCACGAGCCGCTCTACGACCTCGGCACACTGCTGGAAGCGCTCCGGCTGCTGCGCAACGATGGACAGGAGTTCAGCGCAGCATTTGCCGGAAGTGGTAGTCTGACCGGACATTTGCGGGCAGGGTGCCGCCGAAATGGTTTGGAGCAATGGATCGAGTTCCCGGGTGAGCTGGATTCAGTCGCGTTGGCTGAACTGCTGCGCTGGTCCGAGATCTATCTCAGCACCTCGCATTCGGACAGCACCTCGGTGTCGCTGCTGGAGGCGATGGCCTGCGGGGCGTTCCCCGTGGTCACCGATATCCCCGGCAACCGCGTCTGGATCGAGCACGGGGTCAACGGCATGCTGTTTCCTCCGGGAGACAGCCGGGCCCTGGCCGACTGTATCGGCAGATCAGCGGAAAACACGCAATTGCGGGCAGAGTCGGCAGACAGAAATTGGCAAAAAATCCGGCAGCGGGCGGTGTGGGACAACAATATGCGCCGGGTGGAGGAGGCGTTTCAGGGGCTGATTTAA
- a CDS encoding tetratricopeptide repeat protein has translation MSTCPHCGNNIGNGAHFLEDIKWDIVDGKPVIKNEIWKCNKSDERFFGKLDDDASQEAKRDYDTRKYLYWALILESVPGMPLDSNFYMKTAECYAQLGKYKLSLSWLDKALEIDPNNLECTYQKGLIFVRLGKPDKAHLEFLRAANKGHKKSQDYLQNNMN, from the coding sequence ATGAGTACTTGTCCTCATTGCGGCAATAATATTGGAAACGGTGCTCATTTTTTGGAAGATATTAAATGGGATATAGTCGATGGTAAGCCAGTAATCAAAAACGAAATTTGGAAATGTAATAAGTCCGATGAAAGATTTTTTGGAAAACTTGATGATGATGCATCTCAAGAAGCGAAAAGAGATTATGATACCAGGAAGTATCTATATTGGGCTTTAATATTGGAGAGTGTACCTGGGATGCCACTTGACTCAAATTTTTATATGAAAACAGCAGAATGTTATGCTCAGTTGGGAAAATATAAATTATCTCTGAGTTGGTTAGACAAAGCATTGGAAATTGATCCGAATAACTTAGAATGTACTTATCAAAAAGGCCTGATATTTGTCAGACTAGGAAAACCGGATAAAGCTCATCTAGAATTCCTCAGAGCTGCAAATAAAGGCCATAAAAAATCGCAAGATTATTTACAAAACAATATGAATTGA
- a CDS encoding GNAT family N-acetyltransferase, translated as MAASPGLARVVMVRVDGRPAAYNLCLAHRGRMWLIDHGADSSTFKARPNNLIYRQIVKGAFEEGFREIDLGAVPENGESLARFKQGLDGQPCHRLCAVKTNLPFRLAHRAGSLLGRLGGSGE; from the coding sequence CTGGCCGCCAGCCCCGGTCTGGCGCGGGTGGTGATGGTGCGTGTCGACGGGCGTCCGGCGGCCTACAACCTGTGCCTGGCGCACCGCGGCCGGATGTGGCTGATCGACCACGGAGCCGACAGCTCCACGTTCAAGGCCCGGCCCAACAACCTGATCTATCGCCAAATTGTCAAGGGTGCATTCGAGGAGGGGTTTCGCGAGATCGATCTCGGAGCGGTGCCGGAAAACGGCGAGTCGCTCGCCAGGTTCAAGCAGGGTCTCGACGGGCAGCCCTGCCACCGGCTGTGCGCGGTCAAGACCAACCTGCCGTTCCGGCTGGCGCACAGGGCCGGCTCGCTGCTGGGCCGTCTGGGCGGGAGCGGTGAATGA
- a CDS encoding glycosyltransferase family 4 protein, with amino-acid sequence MSTALVVYSWPRLWSLGTGSGSPDFSHSLIALTRVFDRVTLLYPHRRGAPLERQVPPGVRAVGFAAWRLPLIGVSGGPRIARAVVLCLNWPLRLLNYFVFNLAAYRAAVRECSSAAPELLTAHGCAGVWAASRIARRAGVPLAVRMFGISLGMKGFSAPVLAAQFEEYVAFRIDAARWIITDDGSGGRAAAEKLGVPAEKISMLRAAVNRETDTVEPDQDRAACRSRLGLAPATIVVLRVCRLWNQQRVDRLIEALPRSTAGGVPVAAVVIGDGPERERLEQLALRLDKRVVFTGTLPNDSLAWYYRSADLYAATADRTNLSQSVLEALRHALPVVALDSGETASLIRDGINGRLVRPADNAALAEALAELMEDNDLRQKLADGAGRTAGEEIPTTPVRVAAEAEIFRQLTKT; translated from the coding sequence ATGAGTACCGCGCTGGTGGTTTACAGCTGGCCGCGGCTCTGGTCGCTGGGGACCGGCAGCGGCAGCCCGGATTTCAGCCACTCGCTGATCGCGCTGACCCGCGTGTTCGACCGGGTTACGCTGTTGTATCCTCACCGCCGGGGAGCGCCCCTGGAGCGGCAGGTACCGCCGGGAGTACGGGCTGTCGGTTTCGCCGCCTGGCGTCTGCCGTTGATCGGTGTCTCGGGTGGACCGCGAATCGCCAGGGCGGTGGTTTTATGCCTTAACTGGCCGTTGAGACTGCTGAATTATTTTGTCTTCAACCTCGCCGCATACAGGGCGGCCGTGCGGGAATGCTCCTCGGCGGCGCCGGAGCTGCTGACCGCCCACGGGTGCGCCGGCGTCTGGGCGGCGTCACGGATTGCCCGTCGCGCGGGAGTTCCGCTGGCGGTGCGCATGTTCGGAATATCGCTGGGGATGAAAGGGTTTTCGGCTCCGGTGCTGGCGGCGCAGTTCGAGGAATACGTTGCGTTCAGGATTGACGCCGCGCGCTGGATAATTACCGATGACGGGTCCGGGGGCAGGGCCGCCGCGGAAAAACTGGGTGTGCCGGCGGAAAAAATCAGCATGCTGCGCGCCGCGGTAAACCGGGAGACAGACACCGTGGAGCCCGACCAGGACCGCGCGGCCTGTCGAAGCCGTCTGGGACTTGCGCCCGCGACGATTGTGGTGCTGAGGGTCTGCCGCCTGTGGAACCAGCAGCGGGTGGACCGGCTGATCGAGGCCCTGCCCCGCTCGACTGCCGGCGGCGTTCCGGTGGCCGCGGTGGTAATCGGCGACGGGCCGGAGCGGGAGCGGCTGGAGCAATTGGCCCTCAGGCTGGACAAGAGAGTGGTATTCACCGGGACGCTGCCCAACGACAGCCTGGCCTGGTATTACCGCTCCGCCGACCTCTACGCCGCCACCGCCGACAGGACCAATCTCAGCCAGTCCGTGCTGGAGGCGTTGCGCCACGCGCTGCCGGTGGTGGCGCTGGATAGCGGGGAGACCGCCTCTCTGATCCGCGACGGGATCAACGGCCGTCTGGTCCGGCCCGCTGACAACGCGGCCCTGGCGGAGGCCTTGGCGGAGCTCATGGAGGACAACGATCTGCGACAAAAGCTGGCTGATGGAGCCGGGCGCACGGCGGGGGAAGAAATTCCCACAACGCCGGTCCGCGTGGCGGCCGAAGCGGAAATTTTCAGGCAGCTTACGAAAACCTGA
- a CDS encoding sugar phosphate isomerase/epimerase has translation MFKLGLCSVTFREMSIKEVISVCSEHGLEGIEWGGDIHLKPGAPLEFVAGVKEKCRDAGLVTPSYGSYFDVMEQEPEEFEHILERALVLEADTIRVWPGWVRPENISGYQLEKLTHTSKRIAEMAVVRNIRVAYEFHDHTPTEGGEALLSLLERVRHPNLYTYYQLIRPEETEWNLNNLDQIYDRLAYIHVQANDYKRNLPLADFREVWQKIIERLKARGYDGWLLFEFNKDNSVGQLEQDLALIRSFIGSKTDTGGRCAES, from the coding sequence ATGTTCAAACTCGGTTTGTGCAGCGTCACTTTTCGCGAGATGTCGATTAAAGAGGTAATCTCCGTGTGTAGCGAGCATGGGCTGGAGGGTATCGAGTGGGGTGGCGACATACACCTGAAGCCGGGAGCGCCGCTGGAGTTTGTGGCCGGGGTGAAAGAGAAATGCCGCGATGCGGGTCTGGTCACGCCCAGCTACGGGAGCTATTTCGATGTGATGGAGCAGGAGCCGGAGGAGTTCGAACATATTCTGGAAAGGGCGCTCGTGCTCGAAGCCGATACGATCAGGGTCTGGCCCGGCTGGGTCAGACCGGAAAATATCAGCGGCTACCAACTCGAAAAACTGACCCACACATCCAAGCGGATCGCCGAGATGGCGGTTGTGCGGAATATCCGTGTTGCCTACGAGTTTCACGACCACACGCCGACCGAGGGCGGCGAGGCGCTGCTGAGCCTGCTCGAGCGGGTGCGCCATCCCAACCTGTATACGTACTACCAGCTGATCAGGCCCGAGGAAACCGAGTGGAACCTGAACAATCTGGACCAGATTTACGACCGGCTGGCATATATCCACGTCCAGGCCAACGACTATAAACGAAACCTTCCGCTGGCGGACTTCCGCGAGGTGTGGCAGAAGATTATCGAGCGGTTGAAAGCCAGGGGCTATGACGGCTGGCTGCTGTTCGAGTTCAACAAGGACAACAGCGTGGGGCAACTGGAGCAGGACCTGGCCCTGATCAGGTCATTTATCGGCAGCAAGACAGATACGGGCGGCAGGTGCGCAGAGAGCTGA
- a CDS encoding oligosaccharide flippase family protein encodes MEPGARRGKKFPQRRSAWRPKRKFSGSLRKPDNPELQIMSLAAGSARTLALRMATLAIQIPTSILLARLLGVEGKGVYTLLTVIPWLTAFIFLFGQDTAQTWLLSSRRSRLGPVAAYCFALLATVSPLAAVVYLWGVAPRVMASAPGLLVAASAILVPLVVARYLVLGLILGHERVIRFNLYYLATSVLVLVLVAVLTGAMGRGLAGALTAFIIAQAAVIPLGIWWIVRSWAEDTGAGRGNISGVQLVRRSLAYGLKGHLAGVLVTFNQRFDIFLLGALSDTTQIGLYAVAVAVAETIWHIPMSIHLNLFPRVSAEGSDTGVRRLPRAFRMTVILSVGLALALLLLGRLLIGLLFGADFLPAYRSLALLLPGVLAVACASVFESYFAGVDRRQYQSYSVACSFAVGLSLGLWLIPRWGAPGAALASSVSYVLQMVISISLGRKAGARFGREYLAFSIDDLRELYRVGRNILGRETGEER; translated from the coding sequence ATGGAGCCGGGCGCACGGCGGGGGAAGAAATTCCCACAACGCCGGTCCGCGTGGCGGCCGAAGCGGAAATTTTCAGGCAGCTTACGAAAACCTGATAACCCGGAGCTGCAAATTATGTCACTGGCTGCAGGCAGCGCGCGCACGCTGGCGCTCAGGATGGCCACCCTGGCGATCCAGATACCGACCTCGATCCTGCTCGCCCGACTGCTGGGAGTGGAGGGCAAGGGTGTCTACACCCTGCTGACCGTGATCCCCTGGCTGACCGCGTTCATCTTCCTGTTCGGACAGGACACCGCGCAGACCTGGCTGCTCAGCAGCCGCCGCAGCCGGCTGGGGCCTGTGGCCGCTTACTGTTTCGCCCTGCTGGCGACAGTCTCTCCCCTGGCCGCCGTGGTCTACCTGTGGGGTGTCGCTCCGCGGGTGATGGCGAGTGCGCCGGGTCTGCTGGTGGCTGCCAGCGCGATCCTGGTGCCGCTGGTGGTGGCCCGTTATCTGGTGCTGGGGCTCATTCTCGGCCACGAGCGGGTTATCCGGTTCAATCTCTACTACCTGGCAACCAGTGTCCTGGTGCTGGTGCTGGTGGCGGTGCTGACCGGAGCGATGGGCCGCGGTCTGGCGGGTGCGCTGACCGCGTTTATTATCGCCCAGGCGGCGGTTATCCCGCTGGGGATCTGGTGGATCGTCCGCAGTTGGGCGGAGGACACCGGCGCCGGGCGAGGGAATATTTCAGGCGTTCAACTGGTGCGCCGCAGCCTGGCTTACGGCCTCAAGGGCCATCTCGCCGGAGTGCTGGTGACATTCAATCAGCGCTTCGACATCTTCCTGCTGGGCGCGCTGTCGGATACGACCCAGATCGGCCTCTACGCAGTGGCGGTCGCGGTGGCGGAGACAATCTGGCATATCCCGATGTCGATCCATCTCAACCTGTTCCCACGGGTCAGCGCCGAGGGATCGGATACGGGAGTGCGACGGCTTCCGCGCGCTTTCCGGATGACAGTCATCCTGTCTGTGGGGCTGGCGCTGGCGCTGCTGCTGCTGGGGCGGCTGTTGATCGGGCTGCTGTTCGGAGCCGATTTTCTGCCGGCGTACAGGTCGCTGGCCCTGCTGCTGCCCGGCGTACTGGCGGTGGCCTGCGCCAGCGTGTTCGAAAGCTATTTCGCCGGGGTGGACCGCCGCCAGTACCAGAGTTATTCGGTGGCCTGCTCGTTCGCGGTGGGCCTGAGCCTCGGTCTGTGGCTGATTCCCCGCTGGGGTGCGCCGGGGGCGGCGCTGGCAAGCTCGGTCAGCTATGTGCTGCAGATGGTGATCTCGATCTCGCTGGGACGGAAAGCCGGGGCGCGGTTCGGCAGGGAGTACCTGGCGTTCAGTATCGATGACCTCCGCGAGCTCTACCGCGTGGGGCGCAATATCCTGGGCCGGGAGACGGGGGAGGAGCGATGA